One Panulirus ornatus isolate Po-2019 chromosome 1, ASM3632096v1, whole genome shotgun sequence genomic region harbors:
- the LOC139750247 gene encoding beta-1,3-galactosyltransferase 1-like isoform X2, with protein sequence MVNLRIGRTVHRSYVGRRSGCSQPVIIALFLFSAFIFIFFQISNMIPRKPVPPSFAWSSSATRNLTIYVRPHQTTAHLQPKNICNQPPFVLFMVPSAINNTKERESIRRTWGQWAKGYVSKMPSKEDQTLHQNNLKPEKKINVLELQDPPPRRSKLVFLLGTAQGKNPISDIVQEESRIYGDILVEDFVDSYTNLTLKSVFLLKWVHENCPTAKFVMKVDDDIFVNVINLQQTLMNKTITKTPLLTGTLICGARPIHDQWSKWYTPQYMFREGKYPNYLSGTGYVFSGDLVEPLLNAALSTPYFHLEDVFITGICAKKIGLRPTDNFGFNYQPRAVSPCVYKEVIMGHGVKPSEMVKLWNMLNQPNTVAKCHPIKKSKLRSNFPTKCSWR encoded by the exons ATGGTCAACCTGAGGATTGGACGGACAGTTCACCGCTCTTATGTTGGTCGCAGGTCTGGTTGTTCTCAACCCGTCATCATTGCATTATTCCTCTTTTCAGcctttatcttcattttcttccaaaTTTCCAACATGATCCCACGAAAACCAG TTCCACCAAGCTTTGCATGGTCTTCCAGTGCAACAAGAAACTTAACTATCTATGTAAGACCTCATCAGACAACTGCACATCTCCAACCCAAAAATATCTGCAATCAGCCTCCATTTGTACTCTTCATGGTTCCCAGTGCAATAAACAACACAAAGGAAAGAGAGTCTATCAGGAGAACTTGGGGCCAGTGGGCTAAAGGTTATGTATCAAAGATGCCTTCCAAGGAAGACCAAACTCTGCACCAGAATAATCttaaacctgaaaaaaaaataaatgtacttGAATTGCAAGATCCTCCTCCTAGGAGGTCCAAGCTTGTGTTCCTTCTGGGAACAGCTCAAGGAAAAAATCCCATCAGTGACATAGTTCAAGAGGAGAGTAGGATTTATGGGGATATTTTGGTGGAAGACTTTGTAGATTCATACACAAATCTGACGCTCAAGTCAGTGTTCTTACTCAAATGGGTGCATGAAAATTGTCCAACAGCAAAATTTGTCATGAAGGTAGATGATGATATTTTTGTTAATGTAATTAACCTTCAGCAAACCCTCATGAATAAAACAATAACTAAAACTCCACTTCTAACTGGCACTCTTATTTGTGGTGCTAGACCTATCCATGATCAGTGGTCGAAGTGGTACACTCCACAATATATGTTTCGTGAAGGCAAATACCCAAATTACTTGTCAGGGACTGGGTATGTTTTCTCAGGTGACTTGGTTGAGCCACTCTTAAATGCCGCTCTTTCTACACCATATTTTCATTTGGAAGATGTTTTTATCACTGGGATATGCGCAAAGAAAATAGGTCTTCGTCCTACTGACAATTTTGGTTTTAATTATCAGCCTCGTGCAGTCAGCCCATGTGTTTATAAGGAGGTGATTATGGGTCATGGTGTGAAACCATCAGAGATGGTAAAGCTTTGGAATATGCTTAATCAACCAAATACAGTTGCAAAGTGTCATCCTATTAAGAAATCAAAGCTAAGGAGCAATTTTCCAACTAAATGCTCCTGGAGATGA
- the LOC139750247 gene encoding beta-1,3-galactosyltransferase 1-like isoform X1, which yields MSSPTGFSNNAHDDTDSLLEDRRMVNLRIGRTVHRSYVGRRSGCSQPVIIALFLFSAFIFIFFQISNMIPRKPVPPSFAWSSSATRNLTIYVRPHQTTAHLQPKNICNQPPFVLFMVPSAINNTKERESIRRTWGQWAKGYVSKMPSKEDQTLHQNNLKPEKKINVLELQDPPPRRSKLVFLLGTAQGKNPISDIVQEESRIYGDILVEDFVDSYTNLTLKSVFLLKWVHENCPTAKFVMKVDDDIFVNVINLQQTLMNKTITKTPLLTGTLICGARPIHDQWSKWYTPQYMFREGKYPNYLSGTGYVFSGDLVEPLLNAALSTPYFHLEDVFITGICAKKIGLRPTDNFGFNYQPRAVSPCVYKEVIMGHGVKPSEMVKLWNMLNQPNTVAKCHPIKKSKLRSNFPTKCSWR from the exons ATGGTCAACCTGAGGATTGGACGGACAGTTCACCGCTCTTATGTTGGTCGCAGGTCTGGTTGTTCTCAACCCGTCATCATTGCATTATTCCTCTTTTCAGcctttatcttcattttcttccaaaTTTCCAACATGATCCCACGAAAACCAG TTCCACCAAGCTTTGCATGGTCTTCCAGTGCAACAAGAAACTTAACTATCTATGTAAGACCTCATCAGACAACTGCACATCTCCAACCCAAAAATATCTGCAATCAGCCTCCATTTGTACTCTTCATGGTTCCCAGTGCAATAAACAACACAAAGGAAAGAGAGTCTATCAGGAGAACTTGGGGCCAGTGGGCTAAAGGTTATGTATCAAAGATGCCTTCCAAGGAAGACCAAACTCTGCACCAGAATAATCttaaacctgaaaaaaaaataaatgtacttGAATTGCAAGATCCTCCTCCTAGGAGGTCCAAGCTTGTGTTCCTTCTGGGAACAGCTCAAGGAAAAAATCCCATCAGTGACATAGTTCAAGAGGAGAGTAGGATTTATGGGGATATTTTGGTGGAAGACTTTGTAGATTCATACACAAATCTGACGCTCAAGTCAGTGTTCTTACTCAAATGGGTGCATGAAAATTGTCCAACAGCAAAATTTGTCATGAAGGTAGATGATGATATTTTTGTTAATGTAATTAACCTTCAGCAAACCCTCATGAATAAAACAATAACTAAAACTCCACTTCTAACTGGCACTCTTATTTGTGGTGCTAGACCTATCCATGATCAGTGGTCGAAGTGGTACACTCCACAATATATGTTTCGTGAAGGCAAATACCCAAATTACTTGTCAGGGACTGGGTATGTTTTCTCAGGTGACTTGGTTGAGCCACTCTTAAATGCCGCTCTTTCTACACCATATTTTCATTTGGAAGATGTTTTTATCACTGGGATATGCGCAAAGAAAATAGGTCTTCGTCCTACTGACAATTTTGGTTTTAATTATCAGCCTCGTGCAGTCAGCCCATGTGTTTATAAGGAGGTGATTATGGGTCATGGTGTGAAACCATCAGAGATGGTAAAGCTTTGGAATATGCTTAATCAACCAAATACAGTTGCAAAGTGTCATCCTATTAAGAAATCAAAGCTAAGGAGCAATTTTCCAACTAAATGCTCCTGGAGATGA